A single Entelurus aequoreus isolate RoL-2023_Sb linkage group LG11, RoL_Eaeq_v1.1, whole genome shotgun sequence DNA region contains:
- the LOC133659743 gene encoding protein Jumonji-like isoform X4, whose product MSSDKMSTQSTQRPKRNIIKKTFDMSDGMPWCEERLVRKVLFLSLREFRDGRRAAHARPARARPARAHSARARPACARRTRQKAAQRVSDRLQRKKKMQAVQHKYTQSGPGSVLNGVGRRRPLLSGGPSWSWSLQTRPQCQHPDPDPRPKVQAQRKFAQSPPTSPCPLQRTSTRHNFTLVSSLRRCPPKTEDFLSFLCLRGSAALPRNFLKGREDAAVRHVASVSKHKHLKLFAQELGGGASAVTCLSARALRRRERERKDEERSRKKKMEEETRRHYLRPRHLAIQLRTKKKVTKGVRLTEPRASFVRSVAALKPKTGPGGQPASGPSNKRQSGGRLRDSDSSQHSQPSNQQLPHNQHLNLSKFNRKNLRTFQNSGKKSVQMTTHLAPPTETSGVMRLSRRRRGLPPDTSPTPINHFPTDNPVRGKRKYRTPQSAEDLQLDMDCCNGDTLVKEASCNQDANVNRVNAHTRGCGALTPAKNASFTQDNRVDVGIGQLDPANIKDKSELGEIIYRHMREKELRKNPTASPSTSRTSVSNTVAAVPQASTNLAASAKVRNLPPASTSVMHNNPNATEEDKLTSPASSCSVDTSKGGAKHSRQNRSCSRTSKGGATDSRQNKSLGRTSEGGAKDSRQNRSYSRTSKGGATDSRKNRSYTRTSKGSTKPLQRTKSTTSTMTTRSSPRVLLKR is encoded by the exons ATGTCCAGCGACAAGATGAGTACACAAAGTACACAAAGACCCAAGCGGAATATCATCAAGAAAACATTT gaCATGAGTGACGGCATGCCGTGGTGTGAAGAGCGTCTGGTACGTAAAGTACTTTTCCTGTCGCTCAGAGAGTTCCGAGACGGGCGCCGTGCAGCACATGCACGCCCTGCACGTGCACGCCCTGCACGTGCACACTCTGCACGTGCACGCCCTGCGTGTGCACGGCGCACGCGTCAGAAGGCGGCTCAGCGAGTGTCTGACAGGCTGCAGAGGAAGAAGAAGATGCAAGCGGTACAACACAAGTACACCCAATCAGGTCCAG GTTCCGTGTTGAATGGTGTCGGTCGACGTCGGCCATTGTTGTCTGGCGGTCCCAGCTGGAGCTGGTCTTTGCAGACACGCCCCCAGTGCCAGCACCCTGACCCTGATCCCAG GCCAAAAGTGCAAGCACAGAGAAAGTTTGCCCAGTCTCCGCCCACTTCtccatgtccactacagaggacgtcAACACGACACAACTTCACGCTTGTCAGCAGTTTGAGAAGATGTCCGCCCAAAACTGAAGACTTCTTGTCCTTCCTCTGTCTCAGAG GTTCTGCAGCGTTGCCAAGAAACTTCTTGAAGGGCCGAGAGGACGCAGCAGTGAGACACGTTGCTTCGGTCTCTAAGCACAAACACTTGAAACTCTTTG CGCAGGAGCTGGGAGGCGGGGCTTCTGCAGTGACGTGTTTGAGTGCCCGCGCACtgaggaggagagagagagagaggaaggatGAAGAACGCAGCAGGAAGAAGAAGATGGAGGAGGAAACAAGGAGACATTACCTGAGACCCAGACACCTGGCCATACAACTCAGGACCAAGAAAAAG GTCACCAAGGGGGTCAGACTGACGGAACCAAGGGCCTCCTTTGTCAGGTCGGTTGCAGCCCTGAAGCCCAAGACCGGGCCTGGCGGCCAGCCGGCGTCCGGGCCCAGCAATAAGCGTCAAAGTGGAGGCCGATTACGGGACTCTGACAGCAGCCAACACTCCCAGCCTAGCAACCAGCAGCTGCCTCACAATCAACACCTGAACCTTTCCAAGTTCAACAGAAAGAATCTCAGAACTTTTCAGAACTCAGGAAAAAAATCAGTTCAGATGACGACTCACCTCGCTCCTCCCACTGAGACCAGCGGGGTAATGAGATTGTCCCGCAGAAGAAGAGGTCTTCCTCCTGACACCAGCCCGACTCCAATCAATCATTTTCCTACAGACAATCCTGTGAGAGGGAAAAGGAAGTACAGAACACCTCAGTCCGCTGAGGACCTACAACTGGACATGGACTGCTGTAATGGCGACACCCTCGTAAAGGAGGCTAGCTGCAACCAAGATGCTAACGTGAACCGTGTCAATGCACACACCCGTGGCTGTGGAGCGCTGACACCGGCAAAGAACGCTTCTTTTACCCAGGATAATAGGGTggatgttggaatcggacagTTGGACCCGGCAAACATCAAGGATAAGTCTGAACTGGGCGAGATTATCTACAGACACATGCGGGAAAAAGAGCTACGGAAGAACCCGACCGCTTCACCTTCCACCTCCAGGACTTCTGTTTCCAATACTGTTGCTGCTGTTCCTCAAGCTTCCACCAACTTGGCGGCATCGGCCAAAGTCCGCAACCTTCCACCAGCCAGCACTTCCGTCATGCACAACAATCCTAACGCTACTGAAGAAGACAAGTTGACCTCACCAGCCAGCAGCTGCTCTGTGGACACTTCCAAGGGCGGCGCTAAACACTCCAGGCAGAATAGAAGCTGCAGTCGCACTTCCAAGGGCGGAGCTACAGACTCCAGACAGAATAAAAGCCTTGGTCGCACTTCCGAGGGCGGAGCTAAAGACTCCAGGCAGAATAGAAGCTATAGTCGCACTTCCAAGGGCGGAGCTACAGACTCCAGAAAGAATAGAAGTTACACCCGCACTTCCAAGGGCTCTACAAAACCTCTTCAGCGGACCAAGTCTACTACCTCAACCATGACAACCAGGAGCAGCCCGAGAGTTCTACTTAAGCGCTAA
- the LOC133659743 gene encoding protein Jumonji-like isoform X2: MSSDKMSTQSTQRPKRNIIKKTFDMSDGMPWCEERLVRKVLFLSLREFRDGRRAAHARPARARPARAHSARARPACARRTRQKAAQRVSDRLQRKKKMQAVQHKYTQSGPGTQPSGPGTQPSGPGSVLNGVGRRRPLLSGGPSWSWSLQTRPQCQHPDPDPRPKVQAQRKFAQSPPTSPCPLQRTSTRHNFTLVSSLRRCPPKTEDFLSFLCLRGSAALPRNFLKGREDAAVRHVASVSKHKHLKLFAQELGGGASAVTCLSARALRRRERERKDEERSRKKKMEEETRRHYLRPRHLAIQLRTKKKVTKGVRLTEPRASFVRSVAALKPKTGPGGQPASGPSNKRQSGGRLRDSDSSQHSQPSNQQLPHNQHLNLSKFNRKNLRTFQNSGKKSVQMTTHLAPPTETSGVMRLSRRRRGLPPDTSPTPINHFPTDNPVRGKRKYRTPQSAEDLQLDMDCCNGDTLVKEASCNQDANVNRVNAHTRGCGALTPAKNASFTQDNRVDVGIGQLDPANIKDKSELGEIIYRHMREKELRKNPTASPSTSRTSVSNTVAAVPQASTNLAASAKVRNLPPASTSVMHNNPNATEEDKLTSPASSCSVDTSKGGAKHSRQNRSCSRTSKGGATDSRQNKSLGRTSEGGAKDSRQNRSYSRTSKGGATDSRKNRSYTRTSKGSTKPLQRTKSTTSTMTTRSSPRVLLKR; the protein is encoded by the exons ATGTCCAGCGACAAGATGAGTACACAAAGTACACAAAGACCCAAGCGGAATATCATCAAGAAAACATTT gaCATGAGTGACGGCATGCCGTGGTGTGAAGAGCGTCTGGTACGTAAAGTACTTTTCCTGTCGCTCAGAGAGTTCCGAGACGGGCGCCGTGCAGCACATGCACGCCCTGCACGTGCACGCCCTGCACGTGCACACTCTGCACGTGCACGCCCTGCGTGTGCACGGCGCACGCGTCAGAAGGCGGCTCAGCGAGTGTCTGACAGGCTGCAGAGGAAGAAGAAGATGCAAGCGGTACAACACAAGTACACCCAATCAGGTCCAGGTACACAACCATCAGGTCCAGGTACACAACCGTCAGGTCCAG GTTCCGTGTTGAATGGTGTCGGTCGACGTCGGCCATTGTTGTCTGGCGGTCCCAGCTGGAGCTGGTCTTTGCAGACACGCCCCCAGTGCCAGCACCCTGACCCTGATCCCAG GCCAAAAGTGCAAGCACAGAGAAAGTTTGCCCAGTCTCCGCCCACTTCtccatgtccactacagaggacgtcAACACGACACAACTTCACGCTTGTCAGCAGTTTGAGAAGATGTCCGCCCAAAACTGAAGACTTCTTGTCCTTCCTCTGTCTCAGAG GTTCTGCAGCGTTGCCAAGAAACTTCTTGAAGGGCCGAGAGGACGCAGCAGTGAGACACGTTGCTTCGGTCTCTAAGCACAAACACTTGAAACTCTTTG CGCAGGAGCTGGGAGGCGGGGCTTCTGCAGTGACGTGTTTGAGTGCCCGCGCACtgaggaggagagagagagagaggaaggatGAAGAACGCAGCAGGAAGAAGAAGATGGAGGAGGAAACAAGGAGACATTACCTGAGACCCAGACACCTGGCCATACAACTCAGGACCAAGAAAAAG GTCACCAAGGGGGTCAGACTGACGGAACCAAGGGCCTCCTTTGTCAGGTCGGTTGCAGCCCTGAAGCCCAAGACCGGGCCTGGCGGCCAGCCGGCGTCCGGGCCCAGCAATAAGCGTCAAAGTGGAGGCCGATTACGGGACTCTGACAGCAGCCAACACTCCCAGCCTAGCAACCAGCAGCTGCCTCACAATCAACACCTGAACCTTTCCAAGTTCAACAGAAAGAATCTCAGAACTTTTCAGAACTCAGGAAAAAAATCAGTTCAGATGACGACTCACCTCGCTCCTCCCACTGAGACCAGCGGGGTAATGAGATTGTCCCGCAGAAGAAGAGGTCTTCCTCCTGACACCAGCCCGACTCCAATCAATCATTTTCCTACAGACAATCCTGTGAGAGGGAAAAGGAAGTACAGAACACCTCAGTCCGCTGAGGACCTACAACTGGACATGGACTGCTGTAATGGCGACACCCTCGTAAAGGAGGCTAGCTGCAACCAAGATGCTAACGTGAACCGTGTCAATGCACACACCCGTGGCTGTGGAGCGCTGACACCGGCAAAGAACGCTTCTTTTACCCAGGATAATAGGGTggatgttggaatcggacagTTGGACCCGGCAAACATCAAGGATAAGTCTGAACTGGGCGAGATTATCTACAGACACATGCGGGAAAAAGAGCTACGGAAGAACCCGACCGCTTCACCTTCCACCTCCAGGACTTCTGTTTCCAATACTGTTGCTGCTGTTCCTCAAGCTTCCACCAACTTGGCGGCATCGGCCAAAGTCCGCAACCTTCCACCAGCCAGCACTTCCGTCATGCACAACAATCCTAACGCTACTGAAGAAGACAAGTTGACCTCACCAGCCAGCAGCTGCTCTGTGGACACTTCCAAGGGCGGCGCTAAACACTCCAGGCAGAATAGAAGCTGCAGTCGCACTTCCAAGGGCGGAGCTACAGACTCCAGACAGAATAAAAGCCTTGGTCGCACTTCCGAGGGCGGAGCTAAAGACTCCAGGCAGAATAGAAGCTATAGTCGCACTTCCAAGGGCGGAGCTACAGACTCCAGAAAGAATAGAAGTTACACCCGCACTTCCAAGGGCTCTACAAAACCTCTTCAGCGGACCAAGTCTACTACCTCAACCATGACAACCAGGAGCAGCCCGAGAGTTCTACTTAAGCGCTAA
- the LOC133659743 gene encoding protein Jumonji-like isoform X3, with the protein MSSDKMSTQSTQRPKRNIIKKTFDMSDGMPWCEERLVRKVLFLSLREFRDGRRAAHARPARARPARAHSARARPACARRTRQKAAQRVSDRLQRKKKMQAVQHKYTQSGPGTQPSGPGSVLNGVGRRRPLLSGGPSWSWSLQTRPQCQHPDPDPRPKVQAQRKFAQSPPTSPCPLQRTSTRHNFTLVSSLRRCPPKTEDFLSFLCLRGSAALPRNFLKGREDAAVRHVASVSKHKHLKLFAQELGGGASAVTCLSARALRRRERERKDEERSRKKKMEEETRRHYLRPRHLAIQLRTKKKVTKGVRLTEPRASFVRSVAALKPKTGPGGQPASGPSNKRQSGGRLRDSDSSQHSQPSNQQLPHNQHLNLSKFNRKNLRTFQNSGKKSVQMTTHLAPPTETSGVMRLSRRRRGLPPDTSPTPINHFPTDNPVRGKRKYRTPQSAEDLQLDMDCCNGDTLVKEASCNQDANVNRVNAHTRGCGALTPAKNASFTQDNRVDVGIGQLDPANIKDKSELGEIIYRHMREKELRKNPTASPSTSRTSVSNTVAAVPQASTNLAASAKVRNLPPASTSVMHNNPNATEEDKLTSPASSCSVDTSKGGAKHSRQNRSCSRTSKGGATDSRQNKSLGRTSEGGAKDSRQNRSYSRTSKGGATDSRKNRSYTRTSKGSTKPLQRTKSTTSTMTTRSSPRVLLKR; encoded by the exons ATGTCCAGCGACAAGATGAGTACACAAAGTACACAAAGACCCAAGCGGAATATCATCAAGAAAACATTT gaCATGAGTGACGGCATGCCGTGGTGTGAAGAGCGTCTGGTACGTAAAGTACTTTTCCTGTCGCTCAGAGAGTTCCGAGACGGGCGCCGTGCAGCACATGCACGCCCTGCACGTGCACGCCCTGCACGTGCACACTCTGCACGTGCACGCCCTGCGTGTGCACGGCGCACGCGTCAGAAGGCGGCTCAGCGAGTGTCTGACAGGCTGCAGAGGAAGAAGAAGATGCAAGCGGTACAACACAAGTACACCCAATCAGGTCCAGGTACACAACCATCAGGTCCAG GTTCCGTGTTGAATGGTGTCGGTCGACGTCGGCCATTGTTGTCTGGCGGTCCCAGCTGGAGCTGGTCTTTGCAGACACGCCCCCAGTGCCAGCACCCTGACCCTGATCCCAG GCCAAAAGTGCAAGCACAGAGAAAGTTTGCCCAGTCTCCGCCCACTTCtccatgtccactacagaggacgtcAACACGACACAACTTCACGCTTGTCAGCAGTTTGAGAAGATGTCCGCCCAAAACTGAAGACTTCTTGTCCTTCCTCTGTCTCAGAG GTTCTGCAGCGTTGCCAAGAAACTTCTTGAAGGGCCGAGAGGACGCAGCAGTGAGACACGTTGCTTCGGTCTCTAAGCACAAACACTTGAAACTCTTTG CGCAGGAGCTGGGAGGCGGGGCTTCTGCAGTGACGTGTTTGAGTGCCCGCGCACtgaggaggagagagagagagaggaaggatGAAGAACGCAGCAGGAAGAAGAAGATGGAGGAGGAAACAAGGAGACATTACCTGAGACCCAGACACCTGGCCATACAACTCAGGACCAAGAAAAAG GTCACCAAGGGGGTCAGACTGACGGAACCAAGGGCCTCCTTTGTCAGGTCGGTTGCAGCCCTGAAGCCCAAGACCGGGCCTGGCGGCCAGCCGGCGTCCGGGCCCAGCAATAAGCGTCAAAGTGGAGGCCGATTACGGGACTCTGACAGCAGCCAACACTCCCAGCCTAGCAACCAGCAGCTGCCTCACAATCAACACCTGAACCTTTCCAAGTTCAACAGAAAGAATCTCAGAACTTTTCAGAACTCAGGAAAAAAATCAGTTCAGATGACGACTCACCTCGCTCCTCCCACTGAGACCAGCGGGGTAATGAGATTGTCCCGCAGAAGAAGAGGTCTTCCTCCTGACACCAGCCCGACTCCAATCAATCATTTTCCTACAGACAATCCTGTGAGAGGGAAAAGGAAGTACAGAACACCTCAGTCCGCTGAGGACCTACAACTGGACATGGACTGCTGTAATGGCGACACCCTCGTAAAGGAGGCTAGCTGCAACCAAGATGCTAACGTGAACCGTGTCAATGCACACACCCGTGGCTGTGGAGCGCTGACACCGGCAAAGAACGCTTCTTTTACCCAGGATAATAGGGTggatgttggaatcggacagTTGGACCCGGCAAACATCAAGGATAAGTCTGAACTGGGCGAGATTATCTACAGACACATGCGGGAAAAAGAGCTACGGAAGAACCCGACCGCTTCACCTTCCACCTCCAGGACTTCTGTTTCCAATACTGTTGCTGCTGTTCCTCAAGCTTCCACCAACTTGGCGGCATCGGCCAAAGTCCGCAACCTTCCACCAGCCAGCACTTCCGTCATGCACAACAATCCTAACGCTACTGAAGAAGACAAGTTGACCTCACCAGCCAGCAGCTGCTCTGTGGACACTTCCAAGGGCGGCGCTAAACACTCCAGGCAGAATAGAAGCTGCAGTCGCACTTCCAAGGGCGGAGCTACAGACTCCAGACAGAATAAAAGCCTTGGTCGCACTTCCGAGGGCGGAGCTAAAGACTCCAGGCAGAATAGAAGCTATAGTCGCACTTCCAAGGGCGGAGCTACAGACTCCAGAAAGAATAGAAGTTACACCCGCACTTCCAAGGGCTCTACAAAACCTCTTCAGCGGACCAAGTCTACTACCTCAACCATGACAACCAGGAGCAGCCCGAGAGTTCTACTTAAGCGCTAA
- the LOC133659743 gene encoding uncharacterized protein LOC133659743 isoform X1 gives MSSDKMSTQSTQRPKRNIIKKTFDMSDGMPWCEERLVRKVLFLSLREFRDGRRAAHARPARARPARAHSARARPACARRTRQKAAQRVSDRLQRKKKMQAVQHKYTQSGPGTQPSGPGTQPSGPGTQPSGPGTQPSGPSTQPSGPSTQHYTKCAQRVHTLCKKSSRKLRSHKMHKLKSKYTTSTQVNTRSTAAQNFLVPARTRSTKAMIGSVLNGVGRRRPLLSGGPSWSWSLQTRPQCQHPDPDPRPKVQAQRKFAQSPPTSPCPLQRTSTRHNFTLVSSLRRCPPKTEDFLSFLCLRGSAALPRNFLKGREDAAVRHVASVSKHKHLKLFAQELGGGASAVTCLSARALRRRERERKDEERSRKKKMEEETRRHYLRPRHLAIQLRTKKKVTKGVRLTEPRASFVRSVAALKPKTGPGGQPASGPSNKRQSGGRLRDSDSSQHSQPSNQQLPHNQHLNLSKFNRKNLRTFQNSGKKSVQMTTHLAPPTETSGVMRLSRRRRGLPPDTSPTPINHFPTDNPVRGKRKYRTPQSAEDLQLDMDCCNGDTLVKEASCNQDANVNRVNAHTRGCGALTPAKNASFTQDNRVDVGIGQLDPANIKDKSELGEIIYRHMREKELRKNPTASPSTSRTSVSNTVAAVPQASTNLAASAKVRNLPPASTSVMHNNPNATEEDKLTSPASSCSVDTSKGGAKHSRQNRSCSRTSKGGATDSRQNKSLGRTSEGGAKDSRQNRSYSRTSKGGATDSRKNRSYTRTSKGSTKPLQRTKSTTSTMTTRSSPRVLLKR, from the exons ATGTCCAGCGACAAGATGAGTACACAAAGTACACAAAGACCCAAGCGGAATATCATCAAGAAAACATTT gaCATGAGTGACGGCATGCCGTGGTGTGAAGAGCGTCTGGTACGTAAAGTACTTTTCCTGTCGCTCAGAGAGTTCCGAGACGGGCGCCGTGCAGCACATGCACGCCCTGCACGTGCACGCCCTGCACGTGCACACTCTGCACGTGCACGCCCTGCGTGTGCACGGCGCACGCGTCAGAAGGCGGCTCAGCGAGTGTCTGACAGGCTGCAGAGGAAGAAGAAGATGCAAGCGGTACAACACAAGTACACCCAATCAGGTCCAGGTACACAACCATCAGGTCCAGGTACACAACCGTCAGGTCCAGGTACACAACCATCAGGTCCAGGTACACAACCATCAGGTCCAAGTACACAACCATCAGGTCCAAGTACACAACACTACACAAAGTGTGCACAACGTGTGCACACTTTGTGCAAGAAGTCCAGCAGGAAGTTACGCTCCCACAAGATGCACAAGTTGAAGTCCAAGTACACAACAAGTACACAAGTAAATACCAGGAGTACTGCAGCACAAAACTTTCTGGTTCCAGCCAGGACACGCTCCACTAAAGCCATGATAG GTTCCGTGTTGAATGGTGTCGGTCGACGTCGGCCATTGTTGTCTGGCGGTCCCAGCTGGAGCTGGTCTTTGCAGACACGCCCCCAGTGCCAGCACCCTGACCCTGATCCCAG GCCAAAAGTGCAAGCACAGAGAAAGTTTGCCCAGTCTCCGCCCACTTCtccatgtccactacagaggacgtcAACACGACACAACTTCACGCTTGTCAGCAGTTTGAGAAGATGTCCGCCCAAAACTGAAGACTTCTTGTCCTTCCTCTGTCTCAGAG GTTCTGCAGCGTTGCCAAGAAACTTCTTGAAGGGCCGAGAGGACGCAGCAGTGAGACACGTTGCTTCGGTCTCTAAGCACAAACACTTGAAACTCTTTG CGCAGGAGCTGGGAGGCGGGGCTTCTGCAGTGACGTGTTTGAGTGCCCGCGCACtgaggaggagagagagagagaggaaggatGAAGAACGCAGCAGGAAGAAGAAGATGGAGGAGGAAACAAGGAGACATTACCTGAGACCCAGACACCTGGCCATACAACTCAGGACCAAGAAAAAG GTCACCAAGGGGGTCAGACTGACGGAACCAAGGGCCTCCTTTGTCAGGTCGGTTGCAGCCCTGAAGCCCAAGACCGGGCCTGGCGGCCAGCCGGCGTCCGGGCCCAGCAATAAGCGTCAAAGTGGAGGCCGATTACGGGACTCTGACAGCAGCCAACACTCCCAGCCTAGCAACCAGCAGCTGCCTCACAATCAACACCTGAACCTTTCCAAGTTCAACAGAAAGAATCTCAGAACTTTTCAGAACTCAGGAAAAAAATCAGTTCAGATGACGACTCACCTCGCTCCTCCCACTGAGACCAGCGGGGTAATGAGATTGTCCCGCAGAAGAAGAGGTCTTCCTCCTGACACCAGCCCGACTCCAATCAATCATTTTCCTACAGACAATCCTGTGAGAGGGAAAAGGAAGTACAGAACACCTCAGTCCGCTGAGGACCTACAACTGGACATGGACTGCTGTAATGGCGACACCCTCGTAAAGGAGGCTAGCTGCAACCAAGATGCTAACGTGAACCGTGTCAATGCACACACCCGTGGCTGTGGAGCGCTGACACCGGCAAAGAACGCTTCTTTTACCCAGGATAATAGGGTggatgttggaatcggacagTTGGACCCGGCAAACATCAAGGATAAGTCTGAACTGGGCGAGATTATCTACAGACACATGCGGGAAAAAGAGCTACGGAAGAACCCGACCGCTTCACCTTCCACCTCCAGGACTTCTGTTTCCAATACTGTTGCTGCTGTTCCTCAAGCTTCCACCAACTTGGCGGCATCGGCCAAAGTCCGCAACCTTCCACCAGCCAGCACTTCCGTCATGCACAACAATCCTAACGCTACTGAAGAAGACAAGTTGACCTCACCAGCCAGCAGCTGCTCTGTGGACACTTCCAAGGGCGGCGCTAAACACTCCAGGCAGAATAGAAGCTGCAGTCGCACTTCCAAGGGCGGAGCTACAGACTCCAGACAGAATAAAAGCCTTGGTCGCACTTCCGAGGGCGGAGCTAAAGACTCCAGGCAGAATAGAAGCTATAGTCGCACTTCCAAGGGCGGAGCTACAGACTCCAGAAAGAATAGAAGTTACACCCGCACTTCCAAGGGCTCTACAAAACCTCTTCAGCGGACCAAGTCTACTACCTCAACCATGACAACCAGGAGCAGCCCGAGAGTTCTACTTAAGCGCTAA